One window from the genome of Polynucleobacter sp. MWH-Svant-W18 encodes:
- a CDS encoding SIS domain-containing protein: MSYAKQHLNEAVEIIEKMDVAAIEKMADLLAQVKTDSGRIFFLGVGGSAGNCSHAVNDFRKIVGIESYAPTDNVSELTARTNDEGWASIFIEWLKVSKITPKDMLFIFSVGGGNLEKNISPNLVEALKFAKLIGSKVIGVVGRDGGYTAQVADACVIVPTVNADNVTPHSEAFQAVVWHLLVSHPKLKANQTKWESTAK; the protein is encoded by the coding sequence ATGAGTTATGCAAAGCAACATTTAAATGAAGCGGTTGAAATCATCGAAAAAATGGATGTAGCCGCAATTGAAAAAATGGCAGATCTTTTAGCTCAAGTTAAAACAGATAGTGGCCGAATCTTTTTTTTAGGTGTAGGAGGTAGCGCGGGAAATTGTTCGCATGCCGTAAATGATTTTCGGAAAATCGTTGGCATTGAGTCTTATGCCCCAACTGATAATGTATCAGAGTTGACTGCGCGTACAAATGATGAGGGATGGGCTTCAATTTTTATTGAATGGCTAAAAGTTAGCAAAATTACCCCTAAAGATATGCTATTCATTTTTTCTGTTGGCGGCGGTAATCTAGAAAAGAATATCAGCCCTAATTTAGTTGAGGCTTTGAAATTTGCCAAGTTAATCGGCTCTAAGGTAATCGGCGTTGTGGGTCGTGATGGGGGGTATACCGCCCAAGTTGCCGATGCTTGCGTGATTGTTCCAACGGTGAACGCTGATAATGTGACCCCACATTCAGAGGCTTTTCAGGCAGTGGTATGGCACCTCTTGGTTTCGCACCCCAAGTTAAAAGCAAATCAAACTAAATGGGAGTCTACGGCTAAATAA
- a CDS encoding HAD-IIIA family hydrolase, translated as MRRAVFLDRDGVINRAIVRDGKPYPPASLEELEILPGVHEALQKLHDANYLLVVVTNQPDVARGISKREDIELMNAFLSSELPIDDFKTCYHDGGDKCDCRKPLPGALVEAAQEHNIDLSKSFMVGDRWRDVEAGASAGCKTFFINYRYAEKKPDAPDFIVSSLLEAKKIILGEF; from the coding sequence TTGAGGCGTGCAGTTTTTTTAGATCGGGATGGGGTAATCAATCGGGCAATTGTGCGCGATGGTAAGCCCTATCCTCCAGCCTCCTTAGAAGAGCTAGAAATTTTACCGGGAGTTCACGAAGCCCTCCAAAAACTACATGATGCAAATTACTTATTGGTAGTAGTAACCAATCAACCCGATGTAGCGAGGGGCATATCTAAGAGGGAAGATATTGAGCTAATGAATGCTTTTTTATCATCTGAATTACCAATAGATGATTTTAAGACTTGCTATCATGATGGCGGGGATAAATGTGATTGTAGGAAGCCGTTACCCGGCGCATTAGTTGAAGCGGCTCAAGAGCACAATATCGATTTATCTAAAAGCTTTATGGTTGGAGATCGTTGGCGCGATGTTGAGGCGGGAGCCTCTGCTGGGTGTAAAACCTTTTTTATCAATTACCGTTATGCGGAAAAAAAACCAGATGCACCTGATTTTATTGTGTCATCTTTATTGGAAGCAAAAAAAATTATCCTTGGAGAGTTTTAA
- a CDS encoding transaldolase, translating to MKKVEELKVKIFADGADKAGMLEMYKKPFVKGLTTNPTLMKKAGVIDYRAFCKDILTSINDKPLSFEVFSDDFAEMERQALEIASWGDNVYVKIPITNTKQEYCYALVEKLAKQKVKLNVTALMTLDQVRNVVAALDPNIPSYVSVFAGRVADTGYDPVPLMTSAVEILKAAPAAELIWASPRELLNIFQADEIGCHVITVTNDILKKLSLVGYDLNEYSLDTVKMFYADAVAAGFKL from the coding sequence ATGAAAAAAGTAGAAGAGTTAAAAGTAAAGATTTTTGCTGATGGAGCCGATAAGGCAGGGATGCTGGAGATGTATAAAAAGCCTTTTGTAAAAGGTTTAACTACCAATCCTACTTTAATGAAAAAGGCGGGAGTTATAGATTATCGAGCATTTTGCAAAGATATTCTCACATCAATAAATGACAAACCACTCTCGTTCGAGGTGTTCTCTGATGATTTTGCAGAAATGGAACGTCAAGCATTAGAGATAGCCAGTTGGGGCGATAATGTTTACGTAAAAATCCCCATTACCAACACTAAGCAAGAATATTGCTATGCGCTAGTTGAAAAACTTGCAAAACAAAAGGTTAAATTGAATGTAACGGCGCTAATGACTCTTGACCAGGTGCGTAATGTGGTAGCCGCTCTTGATCCAAATATCCCTAGTTATGTTTCAGTCTTTGCTGGTCGTGTAGCTGATACTGGATATGATCCAGTACCACTGATGACCAGTGCCGTTGAAATATTAAAAGCCGCACCTGCAGCTGAATTAATTTGGGCGAGTCCGCGTGAGTTGCTGAATATATTCCAAGCTGACGAAATTGGATGTCACGTTATTACCGTTACTAATGATATTCTCAAGAAATTATCTCTTGTTGGTTACGACTTAAATGAGTACTCCCTTGATACTGTTAAGATGTTTTATGCAGATGCGGTAGCCGCTGGCTTCAAGCTTTAA